TTACTCCTCATGTTATGAGAaagatttttgtataaattatttatattttggataAGATTTACTAGGTGAGCATGATAAATTGTAACTTtgagatcatgaaattgtgattaaaattgtgtgtaaatgataaattgaatatgtgatgaatttgagataatatgttgctttgagattataatattgttattgaaattgagtataagtgtaaagttgaacatgtgttaaattgtgagatacacgtaaacatgtgatgatggattgtgacattatgaaatgttaaattgtggacatgagatttgattgtgaataagtgtgtggttaacacttgatgtgacaatacttgtgttgtgagttgtgaattatacaataacccgattggtgtttaccttgagaaaattgtttatatatgcgcagtgttaaaggaaaagtataagattcctagttaggaatctgaagtgttaaattgtaacacaatgtgttaaacgtgtttgaaacacgagtgtgaaatcgtgagtattgtataattcataagcAGTGTTTGcgtgcaaaaattgttttaggggttggacctgaatcaggaaggtgagatCCTAACGAATTTttcagagtctaggccttgggagtAAAGACACTCTCGGTTTAAGTGTTCCTTTAAGCTTATATTGATCGCATATGGTTGGagtattctcgcaaaacagagtgaccctgaTCGATcatcttatgattttacttagtgagagtgacctgacatacccattgtgtggtgtgtcttgttatgtactcctaagttccctagggtggtttttcactacatggtaccacattgcatatagacttgagtcttagtataattgttgcataacacttgctaattatttattatgaaattgatgagtgttattacGTCTTGACCCGAGTGTGTAATTCATGCGTGATGTGATTcgtgattgaaaaataaattttaaatgataaagtggtgaaatgACATGGATTATATTAAGTTGAGCTATGTTATAATTACTTccatagtttattttgattacgtctttgtttatttgtatttttttagaaatgttataactcaTTCACTATATGTTATTTGTatttggatcctatgatgatctcgaaTCTTGTGTTCATGAGAACAACACATGAATAGGTGGATaactttaaagaacctcgtgTCTCATGCTAGAGGATGCTGGATCACAATgctttgataggatgtgacattggaaatgagtttttattttaattacatgatgttattttattttattttacctcagtGACTTAACACAATTTCTTTTGTGTAAACTTTGACGGTCTTGTTCTGagccgaatatatttttaataagttttatttgataatagtaAAGTGAATGCGAACCTTTTATCCACATATTATTTATCAgtctttttatatgttttatttatttatatgtaagtTGGAACGGAGAATGTCACAATATGTTAGATAACATTTGGTGTGCCATGATTGACACTAGCAACCATGTTTAGAGTTAGAAACAAACTTGGTCCGAAGAATTCTTTGAATGGTCATATCTTAacaatctgattttttttaacacacataaaaacaatattaaaaaaagtattctaacatgccaaaataaaataataattataactagAAGTTCAAatacaacaatttaaaaataggaataacataaaatttaagaataagaAGTTAAagctaaataatataatattaatctaTTGTATACTAATATTCATTAGCCAAATATAATAGACAAAGTATAAACATAATATAATAGCTAATATAATAGCCAAAGTATATAATAGTTTCTCTACCTAATATACAACCgataaagtataaattttataatgtaatataattattttctgaaGCAAAATTACTCCCTTAGAAGTAAGTTCTTTTGTTTTACGCGAGTTGCAAGATAAGATTCCATCGAGCAGAATTTACATAGAAGAGGAGGTATTTTGGAAGGGGATGAGATGCGGTGTGTTGATTGCAATGTGCACTTTAAATCATCGCAGAACTTATTTTATGAGTGCcttgatttttctcaaatttgGTTTTTGTGTGCCAATGATTTGGCCTTGCAACAACGTTTCAAGATGAAGCTGTGTCTCATTTCTTTTAATCAGTTTGGGGGCTTGGCTGTGGGTTAAGTGTGGATAGGGAAGGTTGGAAAATTGATTTGGTTTTGGGTGGTGTGGATGCTTTGGAAGGCAAGGAATGAAGTGATTTTTCAAGGTGTTAATTCCAATATTTCTAAAATCATGGAATCAGTCAAACTTATTTCGTGAAAGTGATCGAGGGGGAGGAACAAGCTTATAAGGGGAGTTTCATGAGGATGGGAGGCACGCATGCTGTTTTAATTTGGTTTTGAAGGGGTGCATTTTGCATTTTGATGGTGGATGTGTGTTGTAACAACATGATCAACATGTATCTTGTGGTCTCTTCTCGATTGTACAAGTGCAGTATGAGATCTTTATTTGAGATTGTTTAGTATACACCTTGTACtttatttttaccttttaataaaaattttggcagttaaaaaaaatatctctcacattaaaaatactaaaagttaAAGAGTTTTTTACGTGCAGATTTAAAAGTGTGAAATGGTCAAACTAGAAAGTgggtatctattttttttatatagaaaacaagtttaaaaaagatatatatatatagttaatggATTGTCTTACGGGCCGGGCTTCTTTTTTTATGGATTGAGATAAACCGTAAATAGACTTGAGTTATGGTTAGGGTTTTTTTCTTCAGAATTATGCTTGGGACTTAAGACCAAATTATTAAGGGACTAAAACTTTATGTAATCCTACTATTGTTTCCTGcatattttattacattttagaAAGTCTATTTCAAAGTAGATTTTCTAAAATACAatggaaagtgaaaaaaatataacagtGGAAGTATAGAAAGCAACACCCTATTACAGGGGGcaagttttatttttgaacATTCAATTTGGTACCCGTATTGTGGAACATGTAGTTCCGTTCATTAAGTTTTCcagaatatatataacattttttttttttgcaataataATTACAGAAAGTCGTTTCCTAGTGGCTTGGTTTTGGGTGTTTGGTAGGAACTGAAGACAAATGGCCAAAATATATTGGAATCTGGAGGCTAGAAGGTAGGTGGACCTTTATCTGTTCACATGGACTAGTAATTTGGTATTCAATAGTGTGCTGTTATTATTTTAGATACATAAGttcttgaataataataataaaaaccatAATTTCGTACCTCAGCTTCTCTTACGTACCCAATTATACTTATTTTGGTACGtgaaaattttaacatatttgataggttccaaaagaactacataaaagaaaaagaaaccggTAAGTAATTGTCCTTTTTGTTATAATCTTCTCATAACATATCACCCTTAATTTTTGTTGgaatttctttatatttaagGAAGTGGCACATTTAAGGAATTCTTTTAAGGGAACGTACTGTACCCCAGGTCAAGcagtttattaaaattaaaaatagttagtagttattttgtttattcacttttataagaaaaaaaacacatttcttttttgttttcaggagtaaattttgactatttttgttttatttaatgaaattatatttaaatatcctcataataagaaatttatgcttaatatcaattttcaataaatgatagttttaaaaaatattttttaattaaaaataacacaatttaataaaattaactaattttcataagggagaaattattattattttgcttataAAAGATAAGAGTAACTATATTTGATACAGTTAAGACATGTGAAATTAAGATAAATGCACGTAAAGGATGCACACGCTTAATATCCTTTAAAAAGTGCAAGTGTTAAAAGCTCCATTCTTGGATTGTCTTGATATTTAAAAGAGTTTGAAGTTTAAGTGCACTAAACAGGTctcttaaataagaaaaaaaatatttgtaatccTTCAAAGATAGAGATACTTTTAGCAAAAAAGAGAGAACAGTTTTAGAAAACATGcatacttaaaaaaaagttaaaatacatTTCCCATCCttaataaatatctaaattttatgtttattttttaatattttttcttttcttttctccttgataaaacaaatttttttatttttatgcatgTCACTTTTTTTAGTATTTGATAGATTAAGAATTTTATGTTTACtccttgataaattttttaaatttgttattagttCCTTTGAAAAgattaataataaatgatatatatttttttattaaggaacaaataaaaaatttcctaatttatcaggaactaaaaaaatatcaagaattaaaaataaaattattattttattagggactcaatataaagaaaaaatttatcaaaaaataaataaaaatttaaatatttattaggaataaaacatattttagcctttaaaaaatataacttaatttgagaaaaaaatgtacTTATATCATGTATGTAACAAGAATTAGGAGATATCTTATAAATCATTATGATTAGATAAGACGATCGAGAAAATATCTTATGTGAAGAGaaaaatactataattttactttcaaattaaagtagagatatttttacttttggttcCTTCAATTTccttatttacatttaaaagtTGTTTCATATTTCTTGATATCATTCTTTTACCTATTATTCAGTACCTATTTTGAATTCACTATGAGAAATTTGGACTGTTAATTAATTTCCAACATTTCTTTATTACATAGTTACCCAAGCACTTATGAGGCTAATATAAAGATTTTTGGCCTGTACATGTTCATAGGTTTGCATTTTATTCGTATGGGTGCTAATAACTAACTATCTCTAAGGAGATTTCGTAAAGAAGCAACAAGTTAAAAGAGACCATGtcctataaaaaaacaattctcTGAACAAATAACCCTAATTTGAAATATGAACCAAAAATTGAATAAGACCTACATATATTGGTGGTTGCATAAAATCAGGCCGTGGAAGGTTGATTCACATAGGTTTAGGTGTAGATTAGATAGtgataaattactatttttagttaaattcaTTCATTATAAAAATTCCAAGAGATACGTGCCGCGTGTCTTACACACACCCCACGCATATATATAATTGGTTTAATTAATCAGATTGTCTCTTTATTCACTTGTTGGTTGGGTTTAATAATCTTTGAATTGTTATGATTAGTCCCATTGCTTAATCAGTGGCAGATGAACCTGAAACTACCTGTCCTCACGGTCCAGTAGTTCCGTAGGACGTCACAATTGTTGATTTGTGATCCTCCAACTAATCTCATTAGGTGGGGGTACCACTAGCCACACTCAACAACCATTGATATTTCAAGCAATTTTGTgggaaattaattaatgtgaaatTCACATACTTAATAGTACCTGGTGAATGAAAAGAGTTTAGCCACGGATCggattgaaatttaattaagcATGTTTGTCGAGTGTTATGGAGCAAAATGGAACTAGTGCTAGTGTACTACTACTAAATTAAAGTTTCTGGTGTGATAATGTTTATGCATCATTCATTGTCACTCACTAGCTATAGCATGGCTGGTATAATAGCACATAAATAAATGGCGCTTTAAAAGACATCCATACCCAACCATGAAAATATATCGCTTCCTAATGAAGGAAAATTAAAGCGTGGTCCATTCTCTTTGCAGTTGTGAATATCGATCGTGGCATAATTGTGATGAGAGTTATGGCATTTCTTTCACATCATTCTCACACTTGTCACCATCTTCCACGTGGGTTTAAGGGAAGATGCATTACCCATCCCCATCATCTTCCTCCCTTTCAATGCAAAATTTTCCATGCTCAATATTTGAGGTTCGGAATCAGAACTTCAATTATATCAGCATGTAGTAGTATTTTATAACATACTAATTAACAAGGCATATAAGTTCACAACTCAGGTTGAAGTGGAATTATGGTCACCAATGTAGTAAAGaactctaaaattaaaattgtactaGTAGTTAATAAACTTCTGGATTTAAACTTCGTGATACTGATATATTGTGgcgtcattaatttttttagcagttttctccttatttatgaTAGCAATTGTTATGTTTCTCCATGTAGTGGACGGCAACATGCGTTGATTTGACTTTGCATTTTATTCTTCACAGGATCTGTGAGGATTGAGTAAGAATTGAAATAATGCATGGACAAAATCAATAAGCTGCTCAGCTGTAAAGTAATTTAAGAAAACAGATACCGTTTCTCTCTGTCAAAATTATTTTGTGACGATTGCTTTAAATTTGTTATGACAGGCCACCGTGATTCTTCTTAACTTGCCATAAATTGCTCATTCAATTTACTGAACTATACTATTATTGGCAATGTGATACTCCCGAGAGCTTATCTGCATGTGTCCTACTCCTACAATTGTTACTCACCTCCTTTTTATATCAACATTGAATTTGAAAGATGATgaatgtaaaatttttattttaaatatttatcaccTCATTTATGTTACTGTCCTTTCATGTTTGTAAAATTGACAGTGCATCCGATTTTAATTGCATAGTCAGGTAAGTATCAATAGGCTCGGTTTCTAATTTCAAGTAGCTGAAATTGGAAGTGATTCAGATGGTGAAAGTTTTAGATTTAAGTCCTAATTCTTTGTTGATAAGAGAGAAAGAGCGACCTCTAATCAgaaattaactttttctttgttcACACTAAACGATgaacattttataaatatttcacatGCTATATTCCTAGGTATTTAGTTCTTTTATgtagcaacatttttttttctcttctaacgAGAGATTCTTGACAAGTGTATCACGTACaccttataattatttttttaaaaaaattaaaccaaaagtATAATTTACGTTGTGATCGACATTATCTTTGTATCTTGCATGTATTAAATTAAAGAGATACAACTAACAGTCATACTATATATTCATTACGCAGCAAGCTCTATGAATAATGAAACGTGGCTGACATTAAATGCATCACAATTACAGCCAATAGTGGGTCCTCTAATCATGCCTCTTTTGCAaaacaaaatctttattttatgttaatacAAGACTTAGATACGTACACTTCGATAAGTGTTTTgggtctttgttctttttttaactcaaaaattaattttatctcattATTCTAcgttataaaacattaaaatttaatttaagttataagaatgaaattctaattctaattgaaaaaaaaacaaaatatttatcttaataaTCTGCatctaagttttattttgaatattatatAACAAGGGAAAAAGGATAAAACAAATGCTTTATTTGTTTCTGTGAAGAACTGATGGGTAGATTAAAGAATAGaaaatattatgattaaaagTCCTTTCGTAGTTTGAATATTTGtatgaagaaaagaaataaaagcttTACATGAGTTTCACTCTATTATTGTCCGTTCATTGGACGAAAAGGCGAGAAAATGaagctcttttttttataaatataaaaaaattaatttatctaacacatataaaattagtataaatcaaaaacagttatatatatatatatatatatatatatatatatatatatatttatttaaatttaagactattcattaaattaaaataacttgcatcaacatttattaaatattatatttggttattttttttcttatgaattAGTAGACGTTTAAGTAGTAGAGAAACTTTTTATTTCCCGTTAAAAAACTTGATTTTCatgtttgatataattttttttaaataaacattttgtTCCTGCGAATGTCtttaatcaatttttcaaaaaaaaattcatggagAGTTACAAATCTtacttttttaagtttaattttttttacaacaacaaaataacaaaatatcatgttatttttttttattaaattatataatgtaataaataattaaaataattaacaaaaacattataacattttgatttctaaaaaaatataatttttttaataattaattaaacaaattttattcatcaGAAAACATAATTCCtctaaaataaatcatgattcccgaggataatttttttcctacCCAACACCCCCAAAgggtatcttaaaaaaatatctcattTTTATTACTAATTATCCTTTTGTTTCCTTTTACTACCTTGTGTAATTGTGTTGATAAAGGCATTATGGTGGAGGTGAGGGGAGTTGGTGAGGGCATATTAAAATTTGGGAGCTGAAATTGTGGCATAAGCATAGCTGGCAAATACAACATGCAGCCCAGGCCCAGGCCCAGTACAGTACAccaaattcaatttctttttttccctttctctaATACACACTAGCTCctccttctcttctctctctcccttttcttttgtttctttcttcttcaacaTCCACTGCACAATTGCCACATGAATCATTAGTTAGGGTTTATTCTCCAAGAAAAGCAATGAGTGCGTCCAGGTTCATCAAGTGTGTCACTGTGGGTGACGGTGCCGTTGGCAAGACTTGCATGCTCATCTCCTACACCAGCAACACTTTTCCTACGGTCAGTGCTACTTTTCTCACTATCGCAAACAAAGCTTCACATTTTCTGTTCTCTTCAGGTTCTAGCTTACTGGGTTTTCAGATAATCACAAATAGTTGGGAATGCTTGTTACCTACTTGTTCTTACTCTGTGATAGTTGGGTTTGCTTGTGATTTTCataattcttttctttcttttttattgtttgtgttCTTGTTTTTAGGTTTTTCTTGGTTCTGTTGTCCTAACCTTTCTTTTAGAGTTGCTGATGCTAGCTAAGGTTTCTTCTAAACAGATTAAATGTGGGGATTTTTTTTTCCCATCGTTTTCATATACCCTTCTTAGAGACGACCGTGGATTTGGACCCGTTTGTAATTTTTTGGgtgaaaagaggaaaagaaaatgttttgGTTGAATCTTGGATGTTGATTTCAACTTTTAGTTGCTGTCTTTCTTTGTATTTGATATGACTCCAACGGAGGTGCGATAATTTCTCGAAGATGCTTTGCTAAAATTACTTTCGTAGGACTTTTATGACTTAGATCCTTCTTGATTTTTTGGATTGCTACAATAATCTTCAAAACAATtccctttgtgttgtttgacTTGCAATTGACTGAGCGATGGGGATTGACTTTGGGATGTAGTAATCGTGACATCTTGTGTTTCTTTGTGATTCATTGGCAACAGGACTACGTGCCAACTGTCTTTGACAATTTCAGTGCAAATGTAGTTGTGGATGGAAGCACTGTGAATCTTGGGTTGTGGGATACTGCTGGTAAGTATAGTTTCCCGGTTATCTTTCATCCTTCTTGTGTTTTGTCATTGTTTTGATGTTTTCAACTTATGGGACAGGCCAAGAAGATTACAATAGATTAAGACCCTTAAGCTATCGTGGAGCAGATGTATTCCTGCTTGCTTTCTCTCTCATAAGCAGGGCTAGCTATGAAAATGTTGCCAAGAAAGTAAGCTtgggttttttactttttttttttttgtacctCTCTAATCTGGACTAATTTTCTCCCATCCTTTTCCAGTGGATTCCTGAGTTGAGGCATTATGCTCCTGGTGTTCCAATTATTCTTGTTGGAACAAAACTTGGTTAGATTCTTGTTCCTTCATTACCTTCTCTGACTTTGTATACACTCTTAATGTGCTCCTTATGTTGTGTCATTGTTTTAAAGTGGGGGAAGTTACTTGCTTAATAAACCTAACCTCTAATTAAATGTCTTGGCCTAAATTCTAGAATCTGAAGCTACTGGATGGGTTGTTATTCAGTATAGATTGAAAGAATAAAGTTCCTTTCTATATTCCAAACTTCCCTCAGGCGTAACTTTACCCAGTAATTGGTTCAGATATAACAAAGTATTTCAGAAGAGCCTTGGCAAATTTTCATCTTCGTTCAATGTTTACCTCCTTTAAAACCAAATGGCAAGTGTAATGGTTGTTCTGAATGCTGCAAGAGTGATTACTGATAAAGCTTGAGAACTTTTGAAGTGTACTAGTGTAAGATGAAAGAGGAATGCAAGTACATAGTACATAAGTCCTTCGCTTCACTATTCATCAGACTTTCTGTTAATCTGTAGCAAAAGTTCTTTTGTTCTGTAAATTTTTCCATTAATAGTTTCACTTTTCACAAGGTTGCCTTTGGAATGTGTTTCCTCCTACATACAGCTTTTGATAGTTCCATTGACCACGATAAAGCTGCCATGATTAGTTTGCTTGGGCATTTCATGACAACCAAATCTCTGTCTTGTAGATCTTCGGGATGATAAGCAGTTCTTTCAAGACCATCCTGGTGCAGTGCCTATCACCACAGCACAGGTGCTTGCTATTTGCCACTACTTCCTTTatatatacaattaattaattgcttttgcattattttttttttatttcactgttttttcttttagccCTTTTTTTGTTGGTCACAGTATGGGCATGAGCTTACTTTTGATAGGTTAGTGGTCTGATTTACTGTATTTTGTGAAGGGTGAGGAGCTGAGAAAGCTTATCGGTGCTCCAGTTTACATTGAATGTAGTTCAAAAACGCAACAGGTACATACATgttctttgaatcttttgaaaGTTCTGAAGGTTAAAGGAAGTCATGACCTTATTGATGTTAGCCTTTGTATACAGAATGTGAAGGCTGTTTTTGATGCGGCCATCAAGGTAGTTCTCCAGCCCccaaaacagaagaaaaagaagagaaaggggcaAAAGGCCTGTTCCATTTTGTGATCTTCAGTTCTTAATATAGTAGTTCGTGGAGGATGACATGACCGTAGTCTTCACCATTCTATATCTTATACTATTTCCAACCTAGATGAAGGAATCACCATGTCCAACTGATTGGTGTGCACACAACTTGCGTTTCTGCTGTAGGATCTGTACAGTCGTAATTTCAATATGTTTGGTGTGCACACAACTTGCGTTTCTGCTGGCCGTTTACCTGCTATATTGATTATTAAATGGCCATTTCCACCAGTGGACACGGGTTGTATTCATGTTGTAATCTAATCTAGGAAGTGCTTGCATATGTGGCTTTGGATGTGAACCAAgtatatgtaattaattatgttaGCTGCTTTTAACAGCTTGGATATATAGATGGtttgattaaggtttcattCTTCCATTTGTTTATTCGAGTCGGGTTGACTTAGTGAACTTAAAATCTTATGACAATTCCAGCCTGAGGCTAGTAAAAACGAATTTTAAAATGGAATCTAAACTATCAAGTAACGAAAAGAATAATATGGAGCTGTCAACAACTTTGAGCTTGCACGGgaatatacatttattttaaaggaTTCACAAAACAAGACCAAATTCATCTTTCCCTAGTCACAACTTTATCAGATACTCAACGTGTGGACTTTGAGAGTCGGCAAGCAAAGTGTGGatctaatttcttctttttgggACGTGGGTTGTCCAATAACTCGGTATCTTGTTTTGGCATTGATGCATTTCACAGGGGAAGTGGTACCTGAAGCCAAAATGGAAGAAAGATAAAAGGCTTAAATAGTCAATGAGGTGTTGGACTTAATTTAATTTGCAAATGGTTAAACTAAACTATATAGTTAATTCTTTGTTAGATTCAACGTTTAACTTTGATATAATATCCTAATGAAGAATCTTTGGGGCGTGGACCATTTTTCCATCTATGCTTAGATGGACAGCAGGCAATTGCAAAAATGATAGAACTCAATTGAAAGCAGCTAAATACTATGTAATATGGCCAACAGCTTTCACTCATTGCTCCCATATCTAAAAGTTGATTGATTCTTAGAATCTTATCTTTTACATGAGGAATAT
Above is a window of Glycine soja cultivar W05 chromosome 12, ASM419377v2, whole genome shotgun sequence DNA encoding:
- the LOC114379780 gene encoding rac-like GTP-binding protein RAC1, which produces MSASRFIKCVTVGDGAVGKTCMLISYTSNTFPTDYVPTVFDNFSANVVVDGSTVNLGLWDTAGQEDYNRLRPLSYRGADVFLLAFSLISRASYENVAKKWIPELRHYAPGVPIILVGTKLDLRDDKQFFQDHPGAVPITTAQGEELRKLIGAPVYIECSSKTQQNVKAVFDAAIKVVLQPPKQKKKKRKGQKACSIL